One Hyalangium minutum DNA window includes the following coding sequences:
- a CDS encoding DUF6159 family protein, producing MLFPALSAVMLVLVTVAFALPIFLTENAAGMLEGVGSYVVAFLFYLVSYFVIFFCNSALVGAAMIRLRGGDPTVADGFRIAGSKVGTIFGYALIAATVGMVLRALQERAGFIGKIIIGLIGMAWNLATFLVVPVLVTEDVSPVDAVKRSMALLKKTWGEQVIGGFSLGAITGLATFLLILVFVPMIILAVSAGSPVLIGLVIGGFVLSLLLLSLVNATLSGIYTAALYRYAAEGDVSQGFEAGMVEGAFRPKD from the coding sequence ATGCTTTTCCCTGCCTTGTCGGCCGTGATGCTGGTGCTGGTCACCGTGGCCTTTGCCCTTCCCATCTTCTTGACGGAGAACGCGGCGGGGATGCTGGAAGGCGTGGGCTCTTACGTCGTCGCCTTCCTGTTCTACCTGGTCTCCTACTTCGTCATCTTCTTCTGCAACTCGGCGCTGGTAGGCGCGGCGATGATCCGGCTGCGCGGCGGAGACCCCACGGTGGCGGACGGCTTCCGCATCGCCGGCAGCAAGGTGGGCACCATCTTCGGCTATGCGCTCATCGCGGCCACGGTGGGCATGGTGCTGCGCGCGCTGCAGGAGCGCGCGGGGTTCATCGGGAAGATCATCATTGGCCTCATCGGCATGGCGTGGAACCTGGCCACCTTCCTCGTGGTGCCCGTGCTCGTGACGGAGGACGTCAGCCCGGTGGACGCGGTGAAGCGCAGCATGGCGCTGCTCAAGAAGACGTGGGGCGAGCAGGTGATTGGCGGCTTCTCGCTCGGTGCCATCACCGGCCTGGCCACGTTCCTGCTCATCCTCGTGTTCGTGCCGATGATCATCCTGGCCGTCTCCGCTGGCTCGCCGGTCCTCATCGGGCTGGTCATCGGCGGCTTCGTTCTCTCTCTGCTGCTGCTGTCGCTGGTGAACGCGACGCTGTCGGGCATCTACACCGCGGCGCTCTACCGCTACGCCGCCGAGGGCGACGTCAGCCAGGGCTTCGAGGCCGGCATGGTGGAGGGCGCGTTCCGCCCGAAGGACTGA
- a CDS encoding MSCRAMM family protein, with translation MRRPLKRAAFIVLGLVLLGLVVGLFWKEAPSAPESEAARASSQPASREAALPGRAPVASTPPAPGDLSIRGVVRDAQGPVAGAVVLATGVDPRETLSELPAEQGGLRGLSPPQVVQWYAPASALFMRHVAAREGDVLVLARTTSAADGAFLLEGLGPGTVTLWADSPRGAAVLRQVPSGQQHAELVLAAGHHAEGLVVGHDEGPLQGVLVTAIHLSLGRFFDTVTDAQGMFRFEPLPPGEYFLVFTKPGWLSEFFSLQELYKFNARTTLERPRRISGRVLQGGAPAASAHVQLTDNGHLWETQTDAQGRFAFDELRESSYVLQAVKEPERALLTLAFRKDPMESLTLELSPPAFLEGTVSDEAGAPVEGAEVEAHGPWRNSAGKVATDVRGHYRLGPLAKGTYGVSVQADSYLDHYSNKNLPEDGSLLDFTLKKIVPVEGIAVDTEGRPLPHLPLQLWRPGAREGSYMVGHHRRPNMPVTSARTDERGAFKISAPTPGPYELATDSSEVRLTSMSVVAPAQEVRFAVNRGLSLAGVLMDEAGKPVQGAQLLSVDAAPPYHAGEVVLTDAEGRFLLPALSEGSYLIYAWYEGDRTLREVSTRVELRRSLSSPLQLRFEPGHSWTGWVEDDQGRPLAGVTVTLDRAQDPAEPEVENALLVAVPGITVLSGPDGRFTFHHLTRATYGFRFEKPGYMIRLPRDSTVVSQSDFSDALTVHVSAGELRFVLERDEDKEPEP, from the coding sequence GTGAGACGTCCGCTGAAACGCGCGGCTTTCATCGTCCTGGGGCTCGTGCTTCTCGGCCTGGTGGTGGGGCTTTTCTGGAAGGAAGCGCCCTCTGCGCCCGAGTCCGAGGCCGCACGGGCATCCTCGCAGCCGGCCTCTCGTGAGGCGGCGCTCCCGGGCCGGGCTCCCGTGGCTTCCACACCTCCTGCTCCGGGAGACCTGAGCATCCGAGGCGTGGTGCGGGACGCGCAAGGCCCCGTGGCAGGCGCGGTGGTGCTGGCCACGGGAGTGGATCCTCGCGAGACGCTCTCAGAGCTGCCCGCGGAGCAGGGCGGGCTGCGCGGGCTGTCCCCGCCCCAAGTCGTCCAGTGGTACGCCCCGGCGTCCGCGCTGTTCATGCGGCATGTGGCCGCGCGTGAGGGGGATGTGCTCGTCCTGGCTCGGACGACGTCGGCCGCGGATGGCGCGTTCCTCTTGGAAGGGCTGGGGCCAGGGACCGTCACCCTCTGGGCGGACAGCCCTCGAGGCGCCGCGGTACTGCGCCAGGTACCCTCCGGCCAGCAGCATGCGGAGTTGGTGCTGGCTGCGGGGCACCACGCCGAGGGCCTGGTGGTGGGCCACGATGAGGGCCCTCTGCAGGGCGTGCTCGTCACCGCCATCCACCTCTCCCTGGGCCGCTTCTTCGACACCGTCACGGACGCGCAGGGGATGTTCCGCTTCGAGCCCCTGCCGCCCGGGGAGTACTTCCTCGTCTTCACGAAGCCGGGGTGGCTCTCCGAGTTCTTCTCGCTCCAGGAGCTCTACAAGTTCAATGCTCGAACGACCCTGGAGCGCCCGCGAAGAATCTCTGGACGCGTCCTCCAGGGCGGTGCCCCCGCCGCGAGCGCCCACGTTCAGCTCACCGACAACGGGCATCTCTGGGAGACCCAGACGGATGCGCAGGGCCGCTTCGCCTTCGACGAACTCCGCGAGAGCTCCTATGTGCTGCAGGCGGTGAAGGAGCCGGAGAGGGCCCTGCTGACCCTGGCCTTCCGCAAGGACCCGATGGAGAGCCTCACCTTGGAGCTCTCTCCTCCGGCGTTCCTCGAGGGAACCGTGAGTGACGAGGCCGGAGCCCCCGTGGAGGGCGCCGAGGTCGAGGCCCATGGCCCTTGGAGGAACTCCGCGGGAAAGGTGGCGACGGACGTGCGGGGGCACTACCGGCTAGGCCCCCTGGCCAAGGGCACCTATGGGGTGAGTGTCCAGGCGGACTCCTATCTGGACCACTACTCCAACAAGAACCTGCCGGAGGACGGCTCCTTGCTGGACTTCACGCTGAAGAAGATCGTCCCCGTGGAGGGAATCGCCGTAGATACCGAGGGCCGGCCCCTTCCCCACCTCCCGCTCCAGCTGTGGAGGCCGGGCGCGAGGGAGGGCTCCTACATGGTGGGACACCATCGCCGCCCGAACATGCCCGTGACCAGCGCGCGGACGGATGAGCGCGGCGCCTTCAAGATCTCCGCTCCAACTCCGGGGCCGTATGAGCTCGCCACGGACAGCTCCGAGGTCCGGCTCACCTCCATGTCGGTTGTGGCGCCTGCCCAAGAGGTGCGCTTCGCCGTCAATCGCGGCCTGAGCCTGGCGGGCGTGTTGATGGACGAGGCCGGCAAGCCCGTTCAGGGCGCACAGCTCCTCTCCGTGGACGCGGCGCCTCCCTACCACGCGGGCGAGGTGGTGCTGACGGATGCAGAGGGCCGGTTCCTGCTGCCCGCGCTCTCCGAGGGCTCCTATCTCATCTATGCGTGGTACGAGGGCGACAGGACGCTGCGCGAGGTGTCCACCCGCGTGGAGCTGCGCCGGAGCCTGTCCTCACCGCTCCAGCTGCGCTTCGAGCCTGGGCACAGCTGGACGGGCTGGGTGGAGGACGACCAGGGCCGCCCGCTCGCGGGGGTCACCGTGACGCTCGACCGGGCGCAGGATCCGGCAGAGCCCGAGGTGGAGAACGCGCTCTTGGTGGCCGTGCCCGGCATCACCGTCCTCTCGGGACCGGACGGGCGCTTCACCTTTCACCACCTGACACGCGCGACCTACGGGTTCCGGTTCGAAAAGCCCGGCTACATGATCCGCCTCCCGCGGGATTCAACGGTGGTCTCCCAGAGCGACTTCAGCGACGCCCTCACCGTTCACGTGAGCGCCGGTGAGCTGCGCTTCGTCCTGGAAAGGGACGAGGACAAGGAGCCCGAGCCGTAG